The genomic stretch CAATTTGACAATCTCAATGTCTGCAAATTGCACAATTGACAAATAGAATCGGGTAGTCTTTGAACTTTAGTGAAAGAGAGATCCAAGTAACGTAGGTGTTTAAGTTTGCCAATTGACTCTGGCAATTCAGTAATGTTGTTATACTTGGACAGAGAAAGCAGCCGTAAGCATCTTAGTGTCGGCAGTAAATCATGTGCTACTTTTTTACTCAAGTGGTAGCGGGCCAATTATAACCTGACATATCTAAATGTAGGAAAGTGTGCAACCTCTTAGCTTTGTGAAGGGTCTCAAACTTCTTTAAGCTATGAAAttcttgtttgaaaaaataggaCAAGTGGCGAGTATTGTTTACTATCTCGTGAGAACAACCATCCTCCAACCTTGAAATAAATTGTCCAGATATAGATTTTGCTAAATCACTCACAAGATCATGCATTACAAAACATGACTTGTCATCACTTGATTTTTGGAATAATGATCTTGATTCTAGAGTGAGGAAATACTCATTACCAACTTCTTCCATTGTTCTGTTTTTGGGTTGATATATGAAACCTTCCGCCATCCATAACAAGATTAATTGATCTTTTTTGAAAGCATAATCCTTTGGGAATATTGAACAATAAGCAAAGCATTGCTTTAGAGGTGAAGAGAGATATTTGTAACTTAACCTTAGAGCTGGAAGAATACCCATCTCATCAATTGGCAAATCCCATAATTCACTCTTTAATATCTTATCCCATTCATTAACATCTGGTTTAGATCCTAATAAAGCACCAATTGTCTTGACTGCTAATGGAAGGCCTCCGCACTTTTCAATGATTTTTCTACCTATTACTTCTAACTCTCCATGTGCATTAGAGTTACCATCATGGAATGCATGTTTTGCAAATAGGGACCAGCAATCTTCTTCTGGTAACTCCATTAGACGATGAGATAGAGCTCTAGCAACTGATAAAACACTATTATTACGTGTTGTTACAAGGACCTTACTTCCTTGTGCCCCATATTTGAAGGGTTTACACAATGCCTCCCATTGAACATAACTTTCATTCCaaacatcatctaaaacaagtaGAAACTTCTTTCCCGTTAGACACTCCCTTAGCCTAAGTTGAAGTTGATTTAGATCCTTAATATCACAAGTTGATGAAGTTACTGCCTCCAGAATTGTTTTCGTTATCTTGAACACGTCAAATTCTTCAGAAACACAAACCCATGCATCAAGGTTATTAAAGTGCTTCTTCACCCTATTGTCATTGTATACAAACTGAGCAAGGGTGGTCTTGCCCATCCCTCCCATGCCGACTATAGCAATCACACTCATCTCATTGCCACGTGCATCATCTGAGAGTATCATTTTAATAATTGCCTCCTTGTCAACATCCCTACCACAAATATCAGATTCTTCAACCAAAGAAGTTGTGGGCAATCTTTCAGATGATTTCCCTCCAAAACCCTCTTTAAGACCTATAAGATCCTTTTGTTGTGCTAGAGATTCTAGTCTGCCAAGTATCTCTTTTATCTTTGGCTCTATTTGTTGGACAAAAGAATTACGAAAAGCAGAGATAGACTTTCGTACCTTGCTTGCAGTGGTTTGAAATTGAGCATCCAACTCGCTTCGCAAGGCTTGAGTAGCAATCTCATCCAAGACGTGCTCTGCATCATAGACCGCATCTTTCAGCTCATCAAGCCACTTTTTCACAACAGGCTTTGTAACTTGCACTTCTTCAGCGTCTTCAAGCACTGCAACGAAGGTCATGAATGATGTCTCCAACTTCTTGAGGAGTCCTTCGGAGAGTTTTCGATGCCGAAAGAACTCAACGAAGTCACCAGATGCCATTTTTTCGAAAAAAGCTTGgaggaagggagagagaaaaatggttGCAATCTCAGCCATGTTTTCTTGTTTGGAAATCAGAGGAAATGAAGGAAGGGGAATGCAAGTAGCAGAGCATAAACAGAGAAGAAGCTGCTTTTTGCTTTAACAAGGAAGAAGTGGACTTAAAAAACTTGACTTCTCTTTAGAATGTGCCATCTACCATTCCATGCAATACGGTccactttcttgttttttgtttagaGATATCTTTGGATTGGGTTTGGTGGATTGAATAAGGCTGGCCAGTTGTGGTGGAATCCACATCATCTCACttcatcaaagaaaaagaaagaaagaataactATCATAAGCCTACcaccaaaagaaggaaaaagaagacaaaaaataaaggcaaaccaaacatgaaagaaagaaacttcATGGATaatattgcatttgaaaaatagaatattttgttattattttgtttaaagcATACGCAGACTTCATCatttcacaaagaaaaaaatttgaaacactACACAATTatattgcaaaataaataaaaatataataactaTGGAAAGACTTACACCTCAAGGCAGTCTAAAGATGGGAATCATCTAgatggaaaatagaaaaaacagtCTTATAGCAgtagaaaattttgttattattttgtttaaagcATACACTTGTTAAGGCGTTGGCtgtgctttgatttgattacaataacCCAAAATATTTCATGTTTTCACtttaaaacaaccaaaaaaacaaaaaaggacaGAGCAGAGCACCCTGcctccaagaaaaaaaaaagtggtcaacactttttttaaaatattattggtTTCCTTAATAGCCTATCAGAATTTGGGAACAATGAAACAATATTTCAATGGAACACTCTGTTTTGGAATGTAAACCAAAACACTTCATTatttcacaaagaaaaaaaattgaaacactACACAATATTGCATGATATAACATGTTGCGATAACACATGGATTTAGACCCAACAAAACTATATTAGCCAGTTACACTTCTTACATATTTATAATGTGAGACTCTATCCTTATGGACACTCACTCATTATATATACTCAATATATTGTTAGTTTCCTTAATAGCCTGTCAAAATCTTGGGACAATGAAACAATGTTTCAACGGAACACTCTGTTTTGGTTTATGTAAACAAAAACAACCAGAAGCGTATAATATATAAAACCATCTTCTTGCTTataatatataaacacataGAGAGAGGTTATCCGATCGAGtaaatttactcttaaaaaatgagtaaataaTAGTGCATTTTGCGTGCAATTGTTATCGTCTGGTCGTTGGTTTGTGAGTTTTGGATTCCGTTGGTAGGCCAGTTGTGTTGGACTCCTCCTCACAAATCACAATAATGCCATTCAACAAATT from Corylus avellana chromosome ca1, CavTom2PMs-1.0 encodes the following:
- the LOC132182620 gene encoding putative disease resistance RPP13-like protein 1 produces the protein MILSDDARGNEMSVIAIVGMGGMGKTTLAQFVYNDNRVKKHFNNLDAWVCVSEEFDVFKITKTILEAVTSSTCDIKDLNQLQLRLRECLTGKKFLLVLDDVWNESYVQWEALCKPFKYGAQGSKVLVTTRNNSVLSVARALSHRLMELPEEDCWSLFAKHAFHDGNSNAHGELEVIGRKIIEKCGGLPLAVKTIGALLGSKPDVNEWDKILKSELWDLPIDEMGILPALRLSYKYLSSPLKQCFAYCSIFPKDYAFKKDQLILLWMAEGFIYQPKNRTMEEVGNEYFLTLESRSLFQKSSDDKSCFVMHDLVSDLAKSISGQFISRLEDGCSHEIVNNTRHLSYFFKQEFHSLKKFETLHKAKRLHTFLHLDMSGYNWPATT
- the LOC132182631 gene encoding putative disease resistance RPP13-like protein 1 — encoded protein: MAEIATIFLSPFLQAFFEKMASGDFVEFFRHRKLSEGLLKKLETSFMTFVAVLEDAEEVQVTKPVVKKWLDELKDAVYDAEHVLDEIATQALRSELDAQFQTTASKARVPGDTRLQGVIESSGILCFGGKCRGVEVGTRCYLRRPIRLFVDHCMCAYFYVGCRRTFSVIS